A single window of Planctomycetia bacterium DNA harbors:
- a CDS encoding DotU family type IV/VI secretion system protein — MQDKYARVVHEVMGHALDLKSRLQKGENPSMQVEQQRFIQMLTGHGELNQDPQYIGDGINNRITNTSNKAMEPFLGIRYALACWLDEIFIASDSTWTSAWTESTLEMILYGGAHQRAWRFWNNMIKAQARSGSDALEVHLWCVLLGFRGEPGEAGITDVHRFINTVRTGVLTGMPREFPLPTEREPHSNVPALRNRERYGMMLRILFTIILICLGTAVFLFLQRWSN, encoded by the coding sequence ATGCAGGATAAATACGCACGAGTGGTCCATGAAGTGATGGGGCATGCGCTCGATTTAAAGTCACGCCTGCAGAAAGGGGAAAACCCTTCCATGCAGGTGGAACAGCAGCGGTTCATCCAGATGCTCACCGGGCACGGCGAATTGAATCAGGATCCGCAATACATAGGCGATGGCATCAACAACCGCATCACCAATACTTCGAACAAGGCGATGGAGCCATTCCTGGGAATACGCTATGCACTAGCCTGCTGGCTCGACGAAATTTTCATCGCCTCGGATTCAACCTGGACTTCGGCGTGGACCGAATCGACGTTGGAAATGATTCTTTATGGAGGAGCACATCAGCGGGCCTGGCGATTCTGGAACAATATGATCAAGGCTCAAGCACGATCAGGCTCCGATGCCCTGGAGGTTCATCTCTGGTGTGTGCTGCTGGGATTCCGTGGAGAGCCTGGCGAAGCTGGAATAACCGATGTACATCGATTCATCAATACGGTGAGAACGGGAGTACTTACCGGCATGCCAAGGGAATTTCCACTGCCGACAGAAAGAGAACCGCACAGTAACGTTCCAGCCCTGCGCAACCGTGAACGGTATGGCATGATGCTCCGCATCTTGTTCACGATTATCCTTATTTGCCTTGGCACAGCAGTTTTTCTTTTCCTCCAGCGCTGGTCCAATTGA